One part of the Acetoanaerobium sticklandii genome encodes these proteins:
- a CDS encoding pyridoxal phosphate-dependent aminotransferase, with protein MSKPVLSAHFESRTPSDVRLAQMKYDERKVKPQAVINVGIGNVSLPTNPAMQKRMFNLNAPDSPFANGVIRYSGTAGLPECQDAFKNILKCEGFDTSKLHVQVTDGGSSGMELLLIGTCGPAGTDEKPLMMIDPAYTNYISFAERVGRKTVTIKRKMEDNGKFTLPEVSEIEEMIQKHNPGALLVIPYDNPTGQLYDYENMKDLAKLCVKYNMWMVSDEAYRELYYQEDKPLVSIWGLTDADVPGIEGRRISIETASKVWNACGLRIGAVITDSAEFNNRSIAEYTANLCANVIGQYIFAALAHESKEQIAAWCSELREYYKKQIMMVYNGLKEQEPGLIVSSPDASIYSVIDVRNVVKPGFDAIDFVLYCAQEGSINIDGVETTLLVAPMKGFYDIKAGEVNPGSTQFRISFVESPENMAKIPELFVKLLRAFEAQR; from the coding sequence ATGAGTAAGCCAGTTTTATCGGCTCATTTTGAGTCAAGAACACCATCAGATGTACGTTTAGCACAAATGAAATACGATGAGAGAAAAGTTAAGCCACAAGCAGTTATCAATGTAGGTATTGGTAATGTTTCTCTGCCTACAAATCCTGCTATGCAAAAAAGAATGTTTAATTTAAACGCGCCAGATAGTCCTTTTGCAAATGGAGTTATTAGATATTCAGGTACAGCTGGACTTCCAGAATGCCAAGATGCTTTTAAAAACATATTAAAATGCGAAGGCTTTGATACTAGCAAATTGCATGTTCAGGTTACAGATGGAGGTTCTTCAGGAATGGAGCTTCTTCTAATTGGAACTTGTGGTCCTGCAGGTACTGACGAAAAACCTTTGATGATGATTGACCCAGCTTATACAAACTACATTTCTTTTGCAGAAAGAGTTGGAAGAAAAACCGTAACAATTAAGCGTAAAATGGAAGACAATGGTAAGTTCACTCTTCCTGAAGTAAGCGAAATCGAAGAAATGATTCAAAAGCATAATCCTGGAGCTCTACTAGTAATACCTTATGACAATCCAACTGGCCAGCTATATGATTATGAAAACATGAAAGATCTTGCTAAGCTTTGTGTTAAGTACAATATGTGGATGGTAAGTGATGAAGCATACCGCGAGTTATATTATCAAGAAGACAAGCCTCTAGTAAGTATCTGGGGATTAACAGATGCTGATGTTCCTGGAATCGAAGGAAGAAGAATCAGTATAGAAACAGCTTCAAAAGTTTGGAATGCTTGCGGACTTAGAATTGGTGCTGTAATAACTGATAGCGCTGAGTTCAATAATAGATCAATCGCAGAATATACTGCTAATCTTTGTGCAAACGTTATCGGACAGTACATATTTGCTGCTCTAGCTCATGAAAGCAAGGAGCAAATTGCTGCTTGGTGTTCAGAATTACGTGAATACTACAAAAAACAAATCATGATGGTATATAATGGTTTAAAAGAACAAGAGCCAGGACTTATAGTTTCTAGCCCTGACGCTTCTATCTACTCAGTTATTGACGTTAGAAACGTTGTTAAACCTGGATTTGATGCTATAGATTTCGTATTATATTGTGCTCAAGAAGGCTCAATTAATATTGATGGAGTAGAAACTACTTTACTTGTAGCTCCAATGAAAGGCTTCTATGATATAAAAGCAGGGGAGGTTAACCCTGGAAGCACACAGTTCAGAATTTCTTTTGTTGAGTCTCCTGAGAACATGGCAAAGATTCCTGAATTATTTGTAAAACTATTAAGAGCCTTCGAAGCTCAAAGATAA
- a CDS encoding deoxyribodipyrimidine photo-lyase: MIYDERIKNLNHKKINNGDYVLYWMQASQRSEYNHALEYSIEYSNKLKLPLIVLFIIMEDFPKANFRHFRFMLEGIEDVMNQLKSRKIKMVIRKGEALPIVNELSKNASILITDFGYLKHEIIMKSNIAQQLNCSMLSVESNVIIPVEVTSNKEEYGAYTIRPKINKIIDKYLIELNSRLVMQSSIDYPIKSEDISDLNSFIDSLKIDKSINESIYKGGSVEAEKYLKDFIENKAQYYSELKNHPGMNYSSNLSPYLHFGQISPLYIALKIIKSDIKSKKDFLEELITRRELAINYIYYNKNYDSDIEKILPSWAYDSLISHQNDLKDYLYSLEELENAKTHDEFWNKAQKEMVITGKMHGYMRMYWGKKIIEWSLTINDAFSKALYLNDRYSIDGRDANGYAGIAWCYGKHDRPWKEREIFGKIRYMNDKGLIKKFNMEKYLDLKL, from the coding sequence ATGATATACGATGAGCGAATAAAAAACTTAAATCATAAGAAAATAAATAATGGAGACTATGTTTTATATTGGATGCAAGCATCGCAAAGATCTGAATATAATCATGCACTGGAATACTCAATTGAATACTCAAATAAACTTAAACTTCCACTTATAGTTCTTTTTATTATAATGGAGGATTTTCCTAAAGCAAATTTTCGTCATTTTCGTTTCATGCTAGAAGGTATAGAAGATGTCATGAATCAGCTAAAATCTCGTAAAATCAAAATGGTAATTAGAAAAGGTGAGGCTCTTCCTATAGTAAATGAACTATCTAAAAATGCATCAATTTTGATAACTGATTTTGGTTATTTAAAGCATGAGATTATTATGAAATCCAATATTGCACAGCAATTAAACTGCTCTATGCTCAGTGTGGAAAGCAACGTAATCATCCCTGTGGAGGTTACTTCTAATAAAGAAGAATATGGAGCCTATACCATTCGTCCCAAAATTAATAAAATTATTGACAAGTATTTAATCGAGCTTAATTCTAGACTAGTAATGCAATCATCGATTGATTATCCTATTAAGTCAGAGGATATCTCTGATTTAAACTCATTTATTGATAGCTTGAAAATCGATAAAAGTATTAATGAGTCAATTTATAAGGGTGGATCAGTTGAAGCAGAAAAATATCTTAAAGATTTTATAGAAAATAAAGCTCAATATTACTCTGAACTAAAAAATCATCCTGGAATGAATTATTCTTCAAATTTAAGTCCATATTTGCATTTCGGACAAATTTCTCCTCTATATATAGCTCTTAAAATAATAAAAAGTGACATTAAATCTAAAAAAGATTTTCTTGAAGAGCTCATAACAAGAAGAGAACTTGCAATCAACTATATATATTATAATAAAAATTATGATAGTGATATTGAAAAAATTTTGCCAAGCTGGGCATATGATTCCTTAATATCTCATCAGAATGATTTAAAAGACTATTTATACTCGCTTGAAGAATTAGAAAATGCAAAAACTCATGATGAGTTTTGGAATAAAGCTCAAAAAGAAATGGTTATTACAGGAAAAATGCATGGATATATGAGGATGTACTGGGGGAAGAAAATAATTGAATGGTCATTGACTATAAATGACGCTTTCTCAAAAGCTCTTTATTTAAATGACAGATATAGTATAGATGGAAGAGATGCAAACGGATATGCTGGAATAGCATGGTGCTATGGTAAACATGATAGACCATGGAAAGAAAGAGAAATCTTTGGAAAGATAAGATATATGAATGACAAAGGTCTAATAAAAAAATTTAACATGGAAAAATATTTAGATCTAAAATTATGA
- a CDS encoding CDIF630_02480 family spore surface protein, with protein sequence MSDKDKIKKNPDICENETADSTTPATDVYDSIKCRIKETNVDIPTEEAVEKAKEWVDDENIK encoded by the coding sequence ATGTCAGATAAAGATAAAATCAAAAAAAATCCAGATATTTGTGAAAATGAAACTGCAGACTCTACAACCCCTGCTACAGATGTGTATGATAGTATAAAGTGTCGTATTAAAGAAACTAATGTAGATATACCTACAGAAGAAGCTGTCGAAAAAGCAAAAGAATGGGTAGATGATGAAAATATCAAATAA
- a CDS encoding GNAT family N-acetyltransferase, which translates to MFKKYDHSHQMSCDLLYIDEQSFNDIPYSAEELSMRLKKNTHYNIYIQYIKDVPVGYIGLLEVQNPHYSGIWIDLIAVCKQYQNQGIAKHMLELVIKKFKNKGITLSTALVRENNAPSLCVFKKLGYKEEADAFKLLCLDKI; encoded by the coding sequence ATGTTTAAAAAGTATGACCACTCTCATCAAATGTCTTGTGATTTACTATATATTGATGAACAATCCTTTAACGATATACCTTATAGTGCAGAAGAGCTTTCTATGAGATTGAAAAAAAACACACATTATAATATATATATTCAATATATAAAAGATGTCCCAGTAGGATACATAGGGCTTCTTGAAGTTCAAAATCCCCACTATTCAGGTATTTGGATAGATTTAATTGCAGTTTGCAAGCAATATCAAAATCAAGGTATAGCAAAACATATGCTTGAACTAGTTATAAAAAAATTTAAAAATAAAGGTATAACTTTATCAACTGCTTTAGTTAGGGAAAATAATGCACCTTCATTGTGCGTTTTTAAAAAACTAGGCTATAAAGAGGAAGCTGATGCCTTCAAGTTGCTTTGTCTAGATAAAATTTAA
- a CDS encoding universal stress protein, which produces MIKQKIMVCVTEQKTCERLIKKGIELTKDNDTEIFVLHVATKDIKVIEDPRAAEELEYIFEESKKYGASVTVLKSNDILKTLSKFAIENDIDYMILGETRLQNEKDSVIFKLRKELGATKTQIEVVPLKSN; this is translated from the coding sequence ATGATAAAGCAAAAAATTATGGTTTGTGTTACTGAACAGAAAACCTGCGAAAGACTTATAAAAAAAGGAATTGAATTAACTAAAGATAATGATACAGAAATTTTTGTTTTACATGTTGCAACTAAAGATATAAAAGTAATCGAAGATCCTAGAGCAGCTGAAGAACTAGAATATATTTTTGAAGAATCAAAAAAATACGGTGCAAGTGTAACTGTTTTAAAATCTAATGATATTCTAAAAACATTATCAAAATTTGCTATTGAAAATGACATTGATTATATGATTTTAGGAGAAACTAGACTTCAAAACGAAAAGGACAGTGTTATCTTTAAGTTAAGAAAAGAGTTAGGGGCAACAAAAACCCAAATAGAAGTAGTACCACTTAAATCAAATTAA
- the miaB gene encoding tRNA (N6-isopentenyl adenosine(37)-C2)-methylthiotransferase MiaB — MQRSKAKQISQDEILMQQYNINSLSQMNEDFFKENGRYQSYFIQTFGCQMNEHDSENLAGMFDMMNIDLADSMEEADIIIFNTCAVRENAELKVYGNLHALKKLKVKNPDLIIAVCGCMMQQDHVVDEIKKRFPHVSLVFGTHNLYKFPELLLKYLSGDSKTLIDVWDIDGNVIEGLPSARRYDLKAFVNIMYGCNNFCTYCIVPYTRGRERSRNPEDVINEVKDLARNGVKEITLLGQNVNSYGNDFDNKVSFAKLLTMLNDIQGIERIRFMTSHPKDISEELIDAVANLDKVCESIHLPVQSGSTAVLKKMNRHYTKDQYIELINKIKTKVPNVALTTDIMVGFPGETEEDFLDTLDVLEKVQYDSAFMFIYSVRKGTVAENMDNHIDESVKKDRFNRLLSKANEIAELKNSKYMDEIVEVLVEGFSKKDKTRLMGRTRQNKLVNFIGDESMIGSLVNVKVTETKSFSLNGIALD; from the coding sequence ATGCAAAGAAGTAAAGCAAAACAAATATCACAAGATGAGATACTAATGCAACAATATAATATAAATTCATTATCACAAATGAACGAAGATTTCTTTAAAGAAAACGGCAGATATCAATCGTATTTTATTCAAACATTTGGCTGCCAAATGAATGAACACGATTCAGAAAATTTAGCTGGAATGTTTGATATGATGAACATAGATTTAGCTGATTCTATGGAAGAAGCTGATATAATTATATTCAATACCTGCGCTGTAAGAGAAAATGCTGAATTAAAGGTTTATGGCAATTTACACGCTTTAAAAAAACTAAAGGTAAAAAATCCAGATTTGATAATAGCTGTGTGCGGATGTATGATGCAACAAGATCACGTTGTAGATGAAATTAAAAAAAGATTTCCTCATGTTAGTTTAGTTTTTGGAACTCATAATTTATATAAATTTCCAGAGCTGCTTTTGAAATATCTGTCTGGAGACTCAAAGACACTAATTGATGTTTGGGATATAGACGGAAATGTAATTGAAGGATTGCCTTCCGCTAGAAGATATGACTTAAAAGCTTTTGTAAATATAATGTACGGCTGTAATAACTTCTGTACATATTGCATAGTTCCATATACTAGAGGTAGAGAAAGAAGCAGAAATCCAGAAGATGTTATTAATGAAGTAAAAGATTTGGCAAGAAACGGTGTAAAGGAAATTACTTTACTCGGCCAAAACGTTAATTCATATGGCAATGATTTTGATAACAAGGTTTCTTTTGCTAAGTTACTTACTATGTTAAATGATATTCAAGGGATTGAGCGTATAAGATTTATGACATCACATCCTAAAGATATTTCTGAAGAACTCATAGATGCTGTTGCAAATCTCGATAAAGTTTGCGAAAGTATACATCTTCCTGTTCAGTCTGGCAGTACAGCTGTGCTCAAAAAAATGAATAGACACTATACAAAAGATCAATATATTGAGCTAATTAATAAGATTAAAACTAAAGTTCCAAATGTAGCTCTAACTACAGATATTATGGTAGGCTTTCCTGGCGAAACTGAGGAAGATTTTTTAGATACTTTAGACGTATTAGAAAAAGTTCAATACGATTCTGCTTTTATGTTCATTTACTCTGTTAGAAAAGGTACTGTTGCAGAAAATATGGACAATCACATTGATGAATCCGTAAAAAAAGATAGATTTAATAGACTTCTTTCTAAAGCAAACGAGATAGCTGAATTAAAAAATTCCAAATATATGGACGAAATCGTTGAGGTTTTAGTAGAGGGCTTCAGCAAAAAAGATAAAACCCGATTGATGGGTAGAACAAGACAAAATAAATTAGTTAATTTTATAGGCGATGAGTCTATGATTGGATCTTTAGTAAATGTAAAGGTTACTGAGACAAAGTCTTTTTCTTTAAATGGAATAGCACTCGATTAG